A portion of the Cellulophaga algicola DSM 14237 genome contains these proteins:
- a CDS encoding TIGR03915 family putative DNA repair protein, whose protein sequence is MNEAKILIYDGSFNGYLTAVFQAFEQKLSIADIQKEKNAQSGLFSDAEIIYTDVPKSKRVWNGIQKKNNTAIKNIYFAFLSETKGIELLLYRYIQKLFSKTELLHLNFSDDIVLKVSQLAKSVGREKHRMEAFVRFQLTKDAIYFSYIEPDFDVLPLISKHFKGRYADQQWLIYDVKRKYGIFYNLKTVEFITLDMDDIHCNKTQKSNVFTDGEYEYQDLWNNYFKSTNIASRVNLKLHTQHVPKRYWKYLSEKKAV, encoded by the coding sequence ATGAATGAAGCAAAAATTTTAATTTACGATGGAAGTTTTAATGGCTATTTAACTGCTGTATTTCAAGCATTTGAACAAAAGCTAAGTATTGCAGATATTCAGAAAGAAAAAAATGCGCAAAGTGGTTTGTTCTCTGATGCAGAAATAATATATACCGATGTTCCCAAGTCCAAAAGGGTTTGGAATGGTATTCAGAAGAAAAATAATACCGCAATTAAAAATATATATTTTGCTTTTTTGAGTGAAACAAAAGGTATAGAGCTCCTACTCTATCGGTATATTCAAAAACTATTTTCTAAGACTGAATTGTTACATCTTAATTTTTCTGATGATATTGTTTTAAAAGTGAGTCAACTTGCAAAATCTGTGGGGAGAGAAAAACACCGTATGGAAGCATTTGTACGTTTTCAATTAACAAAAGATGCTATTTACTTTTCTTATATTGAACCCGATTTTGATGTATTGCCTTTAATTTCTAAACATTTTAAAGGCAGGTATGCTGATCAGCAATGGTTAATTTATGATGTAAAACGTAAATACGGCATCTTTTATAATTTAAAAACGGTTGAGTTTATTACACTTGATATGGATGACATACACTGTAATAAAACTCAAAAAAGTAATGTATTTACGGATGGTGAATATGAATATCAAGATTTATGGAACAACTATTTTAAAAGCACCAATATAGCTTCTAGAGTAAATCTAAAACTACATACGCAACATGTGCCAAAACGGTACTGGAAATATTTAAGCGAGAAAAAAGCAGTCTAG
- a CDS encoding putative DNA modification/repair radical SAM protein — protein MSFERIKEKLNILADAAKYDVSCSSSGSNRTNKNKGLGDSTGMGICHTYTEDGRCVSLLKILLTNHCIFDCAYCVTRKSNDIKRAAFKIQEAVDLTINFYRRNYIEGLFLSSGIFKSPDYTMERLIAVAKKLRLEENFNGYIHLKSIPGASDELMYEAGLYADRLSVNIEVPTISGLKLLAPDKKHEDFTKPMLKVKNEILLYKAEKKIIKSTPIYAPAGQSTQMIIGATGESDKDIMYSATHYYKNYNMKRVYYSGYVPVAEDSRLPAIGSQVPMLRENRLYQTDWLLRFYGFNVKEILNDTHPNLDIDVDPKLSWALRNLAQFPIDINTAEPRMLARIPGLGMNSVYKIINARKYRKLTFDHLKKIGVALNRAKYFMVCSGNDYAHKDLQAIQIKGLILQNSQGKFRTNYSAQLSLFN, from the coding sequence ATGTCCTTTGAACGAATAAAAGAAAAACTAAATATTTTAGCCGATGCCGCTAAATACGATGTCTCTTGCTCCAGTAGTGGTAGCAATAGAACTAATAAAAACAAAGGCCTTGGAGATAGCACAGGAATGGGCATTTGTCATACCTACACTGAAGATGGGCGCTGTGTATCTTTATTAAAAATACTATTGACCAACCACTGCATTTTTGATTGTGCCTATTGTGTAACAAGAAAAAGTAATGACATTAAAAGAGCTGCTTTTAAAATTCAGGAAGCCGTAGACCTTACCATAAATTTTTACAGACGGAATTACATCGAGGGACTTTTTCTAAGTTCAGGAATTTTCAAAAGCCCTGATTATACGATGGAGCGATTAATTGCAGTGGCTAAAAAATTACGCTTGGAAGAGAATTTTAATGGGTATATACATTTAAAATCTATTCCTGGTGCAAGTGATGAGCTGATGTATGAAGCGGGTTTATATGCAGATCGCTTGTCAGTAAACATAGAAGTGCCTACCATATCAGGATTAAAATTATTGGCTCCAGACAAAAAGCATGAAGATTTTACCAAGCCCATGTTAAAGGTAAAAAATGAAATTCTTTTGTATAAAGCAGAAAAGAAGATTATAAAAAGCACCCCAATATATGCGCCTGCTGGCCAAAGTACTCAAATGATTATTGGAGCCACAGGAGAATCAGATAAAGACATCATGTATTCTGCTACACATTATTATAAGAATTATAATATGAAGCGGGTGTATTATTCTGGTTATGTTCCTGTTGCAGAAGACAGTAGGTTACCCGCAATTGGGTCGCAAGTACCTATGTTACGTGAGAATAGGTTGTATCAAACAGATTGGTTGTTGCGTTTTTATGGTTTTAATGTAAAAGAAATACTGAATGATACGCATCCTAATTTAGATATTGATGTGGATCCCAAACTGAGCTGGGCGCTTCGAAATTTAGCTCAATTTCCTATAGACATAAATACAGCAGAACCACGAATGCTTGCTAGAATTCCGGGATTAGGGATGAATTCTGTGTATAAAATTATAAATGCAAGAAAGTATAGAAAGTTGACTTTTGATCACCTTAAAAAAATTGGAGTTGCTTTGAATAGGGCTAAATATTTTATGGTCTGTAGTGGAAATGATTATGCTCATAAAGACTTACAAGCCATTCAAATTAAAGGGTTAATTCTTCAAAATTCTCAAGGAAAATTTAGAACTAATTATAGTGCGCAATTATCCTTATTTAATTAA